In the Mycolicibacter sp. MU0102 genome, one interval contains:
- a CDS encoding TIGR00366 family protein codes for MTELRADGAMTEQPTQRRGAMQSLTGLSVRYVERLMPDPYLFAVILTLIVAGLVAALVRGASASGMLAAWYAGVWGPQNIFTFAFQMVLILVTGYTLAEAPVLKRAIVRVAAAPRSQVQGALLCFTVSAVLSLLNWGLGLVAGALVARQVARRFPDSHFGYLIAAAFMGFIVWTQGLSSSIALANTDADSPINVIHKIAGFTVPLSQTIFQPYSWLAAIIVLGVLALAVWRMEPADALVPDPAVFEEEPEIAAQRSATFAERLENQWILNVLLFAAGITYFVASGFALNISSMIMLFTITAALLHRTPIRFIRAFTGAAKVSGPLLLQYPLYGGLVGLLAYQGAEGSKPLQTLLAQTLVNGATEYTLPFLTFIGSVIISLFVPSGGGHWAVQGPIAVDSALAIGQQSPAYLGLVSMAVAVGEGVANMIQPFWLLPLLAIAKLNVRQVMGFTIVAFFIGLVGLGAMTLIAPWVI; via the coding sequence ATGACCGAGCTACGGGCAGACGGCGCGATGACCGAGCAGCCGACGCAACGCCGAGGCGCCATGCAATCGCTCACCGGGCTCAGTGTCCGCTATGTCGAGCGCCTGATGCCCGACCCGTATCTGTTCGCGGTCATCCTCACCCTGATCGTCGCCGGGCTGGTCGCCGCGCTGGTGCGCGGAGCATCGGCCAGCGGCATGTTGGCGGCCTGGTACGCCGGGGTGTGGGGCCCGCAGAACATCTTCACGTTCGCCTTCCAGATGGTGCTGATCCTGGTGACCGGCTACACGCTGGCCGAAGCGCCCGTGCTGAAACGGGCCATCGTCCGCGTTGCGGCAGCGCCGCGCAGCCAGGTGCAGGGGGCGCTGCTCTGCTTCACCGTCAGTGCCGTTCTATCGCTGCTGAATTGGGGCCTGGGACTGGTGGCCGGCGCACTGGTCGCCCGGCAGGTGGCGCGACGCTTCCCCGACTCGCATTTCGGCTACCTGATCGCCGCGGCGTTCATGGGCTTCATCGTCTGGACGCAGGGGCTCTCGTCGTCGATCGCGCTGGCAAACACCGACGCCGACAGCCCCATCAACGTGATCCACAAGATCGCCGGGTTCACCGTGCCGTTGAGCCAGACCATCTTCCAGCCATACAGCTGGCTGGCGGCGATCATCGTGTTGGGGGTGCTCGCACTCGCAGTGTGGCGAATGGAGCCGGCTGATGCTCTTGTGCCGGATCCCGCTGTGTTCGAGGAAGAACCGGAGATTGCCGCCCAGCGCAGCGCAACGTTCGCCGAACGGCTGGAGAACCAGTGGATCCTCAACGTGCTGCTGTTCGCCGCGGGCATCACGTATTTCGTGGCCAGTGGTTTCGCGCTGAACATCTCCTCGATGATCATGCTGTTCACCATCACCGCCGCCCTGCTGCACCGCACACCGATTCGCTTCATCCGGGCGTTCACCGGTGCCGCGAAGGTCTCGGGCCCGCTGCTGCTGCAATATCCGCTCTACGGCGGCCTGGTCGGGCTGCTGGCGTATCAGGGCGCCGAAGGGTCCAAGCCACTGCAGACACTGCTGGCCCAGACGCTGGTCAACGGCGCCACGGAGTACACGTTGCCGTTCCTGACGTTCATCGGGTCGGTGATCATCAGCCTGTTCGTGCCGTCCGGCGGCGGGCACTGGGCGGTGCAGGGCCCGATCGCAGTCGACTCTGCGCTGGCGATCGGCCAGCAGTCGCCGGCCTATCTCGGGCTGGTGTCGATGGCCGTTGCCGTCGGCGAGGGTGTGGCGAACATGATTCAGCCATTCTGGCTGCTGCCACTGCTGGCGATCGCGAAGCTCAATGTCCGCCAGGTGATGGGGTTTACCATCGTGGCGTTCTTCATCGGGTTGGTGGGCCTGGGGGCGATGACGTTGATCGCACCGTGGGTGATCTGA
- a CDS encoding ABC transporter permease, translating to MVIPSAFEIPGLRPITDLFTGSFVAVARAGHLVHFFGRTLASIPTMLRHYRREMLRLLSDIAWGNGSIVVGGGTIAVALALGAIAGALVAVEGYNVLDLLSLGPATGLISSFATTRELAPIMVGMAFIAQAGCRFTAQLGAMRINEEIDSLEAMAINPIPYLVTTRAVASVIAVVPLFLVALGIAYLSCQFSVILISGQSNGSYLHYFSLFVNGRDVLYATFKATVFVFVSSTIQSYYGFVASGGPAGVGVAAGRAMRTSVTAVVVVNMFLTMALWGVESGARFGG from the coding sequence ATGGTCATTCCCAGCGCCTTTGAGATCCCCGGGCTGCGACCGATCACCGACCTGTTCACCGGGTCCTTCGTAGCCGTGGCCCGCGCGGGCCACTTGGTGCACTTCTTCGGTCGCACACTCGCGTCCATCCCGACCATGCTCCGGCACTACCGGCGCGAGATGCTGCGGCTGCTGTCCGATATCGCCTGGGGCAACGGGTCGATCGTCGTCGGCGGTGGCACCATCGCCGTCGCGCTGGCACTCGGGGCGATCGCCGGCGCACTGGTCGCCGTCGAGGGCTACAACGTCCTGGATCTGCTAAGCCTGGGACCGGCCACCGGACTCATCTCGTCGTTCGCCACCACTCGCGAGCTCGCTCCGATCATGGTGGGAATGGCGTTCATCGCCCAGGCCGGTTGCCGCTTCACCGCCCAGCTCGGCGCGATGCGGATCAATGAGGAGATCGACTCTCTGGAAGCGATGGCGATCAACCCCATCCCGTACCTGGTCACCACCCGGGCGGTCGCCTCGGTGATCGCGGTCGTCCCCCTGTTCCTGGTGGCGCTGGGCATCGCCTACCTGTCCTGCCAGTTCTCGGTCATCCTGATCTCCGGCCAATCCAACGGGTCCTACCTGCACTACTTCTCACTGTTCGTCAACGGTCGTGACGTGCTGTACGCGACGTTCAAGGCCACCGTCTTCGTGTTCGTGTCATCGACCATCCAGAGCTACTACGGCTTTGTCGCCTCGGGGGGCCCGGCAGGTGTCGGTGTCGCGGCGGGGCGCGCGATGCGCACCAGTGTCACCGCCGTAGTCGTGGTGAACATGTTCTTGACCATGGCGCTGTGGGGCGTCGAATCCGGCGCCAGGTTCGGTGGTTAG
- a CDS encoding MCE family protein yields MSLIPATLKRPIESFSRPWMGVVSIAIIVAVLTATVVYSGLGVGKTRYQGQFAQAAQIRSGAVVTIAGVKVGTVERVTLAGDHVVVGFNVERGVPLGADTRAAIKLTTILGSRYLELSPAGTGQLENRTITLAHTQVPYDLQRTLAGATRTLGPVDANRFVDSLNMINANLGGVAAELPQALTNLQAMADIIADRREQLGTLLTNTETLTTMLRDQRANLGALVQQGRDVLREIATRRAAVQQLFASATLLVDRTHGILGDEAAVNQMIRDFDEFMKMTADHDALLRSFLQSTPVALRNFANATGSGNAADVFLPAGIFVDSWMCALSGRARQFNLVEYFKDCE; encoded by the coding sequence ATGAGCCTGATCCCCGCCACACTCAAACGGCCCATCGAATCCTTCAGCCGGCCCTGGATGGGCGTCGTCTCGATCGCCATCATCGTCGCCGTGCTCACGGCCACCGTCGTCTATTCGGGTCTGGGCGTCGGAAAGACCCGCTACCAAGGCCAATTCGCCCAGGCCGCCCAGATCCGCTCCGGTGCGGTGGTGACCATCGCCGGCGTCAAGGTCGGCACCGTTGAACGCGTCACGCTCGCCGGCGACCACGTGGTCGTCGGATTCAACGTCGAGCGCGGCGTGCCGTTGGGCGCCGACACCCGCGCCGCGATCAAGCTGACCACCATCTTGGGATCGCGCTATCTCGAACTGTCACCGGCGGGCACCGGGCAGCTGGAGAACCGGACCATCACCTTGGCACACACCCAGGTTCCCTACGATCTGCAACGCACCCTCGCCGGGGCGACACGCACCCTGGGGCCGGTGGACGCCAACCGGTTCGTCGACTCACTGAACATGATCAACGCGAACCTCGGCGGGGTCGCCGCGGAACTGCCGCAGGCGCTCACCAACCTGCAGGCGATGGCCGACATCATCGCCGACCGCCGCGAGCAGCTCGGCACATTGTTGACTAACACCGAAACGCTCACCACCATGCTGCGCGACCAGCGGGCCAACCTCGGCGCCCTGGTCCAGCAGGGCCGTGATGTGCTGCGCGAAATCGCCACCCGCCGTGCGGCCGTGCAACAACTGTTCGCCAGCGCCACCCTGCTGGTCGATCGCACCCACGGCATCCTCGGCGACGAGGCGGCAGTCAACCAAATGATCCGCGACTTCGATGAATTCATGAAGATGACCGCCGATCACGACGCATTGCTGCGCAGCTTCCTGCAGTCGACCCCGGTCGCCCTGCGCAACTTCGCCAACGCCACCGGCAGCGGCAACGCAGCCGATGTCTTCTTGCCCGCCGGGATCTTCGTGGACTCCTGGATGTGCGCGCTGAGCGGGCGCGCCAGGCAGTTCAACCTGGTCGAGTACTTCAAGGACTGCGAATGA
- a CDS encoding cytochrome P450, with amino-acid sequence MADFTASLPPELDNVPSAGGPLPPSSDLVGRPYALPIDILGELHGPLFYADYSGVRKLYACSRALVEELCDENRFAKNPMRPLERVRQLAGDGLFTAYHGEPNWQTAHDVLMPGFSYAGLRNYHGAMLDIGTQLIQRWDGCVGHGPADASTDLQKLAMDTVALAGFGARFDSFSHEGLAPIPQSFTAALAKLAETEGTADLHHELGHLHRSFDELIEQHRATATPELDDLLYVMLASGSDGGPLLSTENIRNQIMTFLIAGQLTTSELMPTTLYNLLRHPAVLSRAVAEVDAVFGADDDYLPTYDDIGKLEYLRQVINETLRLSPPVLGFDRTALADTVIGDRYPIKRGEAVSVLTGALHRQPEWGDNVELFDPGRFDAARSAGRPGAVFKPFGTGARSCIGRQFALHEATMAIARLIHRYRLIDSQHYVLQFDSERSRRPMGFHLDLIRRAPDDRRSAAASAPPTPGRSPSGASSAVRTGTTLAVLHGSNLGTCRALAKQLAEEATDLGCIATVAPLDDFAGALPKTDAIVIVAASYNGQPTDDARAFLGWLLGADAALDDAPYFAVLGVGDRNWADTYQAVPKHIDARLTELGAQPLIPLTSADTSGDLNGTVEEFSVALHEALCEHFGDPDAAPVTDTDEPLYDMHPIIGPVTAALDARFAVTPMTVLDNTALVGDDAILGGAKHFVRVVLPEGIEYQTGDHLTVLADNPPDLVSTVLDLLGIEAERRLSINPRRTSRRLIALDREVSAHELLTHFVELRKPVTPSQLRRLAASNPCLPERERLEQLAASDDPCPLSPFECLVEFPACELTGAELLELLEPMTPRHYSIASSSRLTPGLVGLVVSVLDAPARSGHGLFQGVASNHLAAAEPGAQIRARVDPARQAFRAGADPAKNVILVSAGTGVAPFRGFLGDRLAAKEEGAPFAPALCFFGVRNPDVDYIFREQFEAAEAAGVVRMRPAFSRAPQDGVRYVQDRIAADADEVWGLLGDSAKHTHVYVCGDGAQMAPAVRQAFIDIYRARTGCDESQARDWLIGLVESDRYVEDVWAG; translated from the coding sequence ATGGCCGACTTCACCGCGTCGCTGCCCCCGGAACTGGACAACGTTCCGTCCGCCGGGGGACCACTGCCGCCGTCGTCTGACCTCGTCGGCCGTCCCTATGCACTGCCCATCGACATCCTCGGCGAGCTCCACGGGCCGCTCTTCTACGCCGACTACAGCGGCGTGCGGAAGCTGTACGCGTGCTCACGGGCGCTGGTCGAAGAACTGTGCGACGAGAACCGGTTCGCCAAGAACCCGATGCGCCCCCTGGAGCGGGTCCGCCAACTCGCCGGCGACGGTCTGTTCACCGCCTACCACGGCGAGCCGAATTGGCAGACGGCCCACGACGTCCTGATGCCCGGCTTCAGCTATGCCGGACTACGCAACTACCACGGCGCCATGCTCGACATCGGCACCCAGCTGATCCAGCGCTGGGATGGCTGCGTCGGGCATGGACCGGCGGACGCGTCGACCGACCTGCAGAAGCTCGCGATGGACACCGTTGCCCTTGCCGGCTTCGGGGCACGATTCGACTCGTTCAGCCACGAGGGCCTTGCCCCCATCCCGCAGAGTTTCACCGCGGCCTTGGCCAAGCTCGCCGAGACCGAGGGCACCGCCGACCTACACCACGAACTGGGGCATCTGCATCGCAGTTTCGACGAGCTGATCGAGCAACACCGAGCGACTGCCACACCCGAACTCGACGATCTGCTCTACGTCATGCTCGCGAGCGGCTCCGACGGCGGGCCACTCCTGAGTACGGAAAACATCCGCAACCAGATCATGACGTTTCTCATCGCCGGCCAGTTGACCACATCGGAACTGATGCCGACCACGCTCTACAACCTCCTGCGGCATCCGGCAGTGCTGTCCCGCGCCGTAGCCGAAGTCGATGCCGTGTTCGGGGCAGACGACGACTATCTGCCGACCTACGACGACATCGGAAAGCTCGAGTATCTGCGGCAGGTGATCAACGAGACGCTGCGGTTGTCCCCACCCGTACTTGGCTTCGACCGAACGGCGTTGGCGGACACAGTCATCGGCGATAGGTACCCGATCAAGCGGGGCGAGGCGGTTTCCGTGCTCACCGGTGCGCTACATCGTCAGCCCGAATGGGGTGACAACGTCGAACTGTTCGATCCGGGCAGGTTCGACGCCGCCCGATCCGCCGGCAGGCCCGGCGCAGTGTTCAAACCCTTCGGCACCGGAGCGCGATCCTGCATCGGACGCCAGTTCGCGCTGCACGAGGCCACCATGGCGATCGCCCGGCTGATCCACCGGTATCGCCTGATCGACTCGCAACACTATGTACTGCAGTTCGACAGCGAGCGCAGCCGGCGCCCGATGGGCTTCCACCTCGACCTGATCCGGCGAGCACCCGACGACCGCCGCAGCGCCGCAGCGTCGGCCCCTCCGACACCCGGGCGGAGCCCGTCGGGGGCCAGCTCCGCGGTCAGAACCGGCACCACGTTGGCCGTGCTGCACGGCTCGAATCTCGGAACCTGCCGCGCACTGGCCAAACAGCTTGCCGAAGAGGCCACCGATCTGGGCTGCATCGCCACGGTGGCACCGCTGGACGACTTCGCCGGCGCCCTGCCGAAGACCGATGCGATCGTCATCGTCGCCGCGTCCTACAACGGTCAGCCGACCGACGACGCACGCGCCTTCCTCGGCTGGCTGCTCGGCGCGGACGCCGCACTCGACGACGCCCCGTATTTCGCGGTACTCGGTGTCGGAGATCGCAACTGGGCCGACACCTATCAGGCAGTACCCAAGCACATCGATGCACGCCTGACCGAGCTGGGCGCCCAGCCGCTGATCCCGCTGACCTCCGCCGACACCTCAGGGGATCTCAACGGCACGGTCGAAGAATTCTCTGTGGCGTTGCACGAAGCGCTTTGCGAGCACTTCGGCGATCCGGACGCGGCGCCGGTCACCGACACCGACGAACCGCTCTACGACATGCATCCCATCATCGGCCCGGTCACCGCTGCGCTCGACGCCCGCTTCGCAGTGACACCGATGACCGTCCTGGACAACACCGCACTGGTGGGCGATGACGCGATCCTCGGCGGAGCAAAACACTTTGTCCGCGTTGTTCTTCCCGAGGGCATCGAATACCAGACCGGTGATCACCTGACGGTCCTCGCGGACAATCCGCCAGATCTCGTCAGCACAGTGCTCGATCTTCTCGGTATCGAAGCCGAACGGCGGTTGTCGATCAATCCGCGGCGCACTTCGCGCCGGTTGATCGCACTCGATCGGGAGGTCAGCGCGCACGAACTGCTCACCCACTTCGTGGAGCTGCGAAAACCGGTTACGCCGAGCCAATTGCGGCGCCTGGCCGCATCCAACCCGTGCCTCCCGGAGCGCGAACGCCTCGAGCAGCTCGCCGCGTCGGACGATCCCTGCCCGCTGAGTCCATTCGAGTGCCTGGTGGAGTTCCCGGCGTGCGAACTGACGGGCGCCGAGCTACTGGAACTGCTGGAGCCGATGACACCCCGCCACTACTCCATCGCGTCGTCCTCGCGCCTGACACCGGGGCTGGTCGGGCTGGTGGTCAGCGTGCTCGATGCGCCGGCCCGATCCGGACATGGACTGTTTCAGGGCGTGGCATCCAATCATCTGGCCGCCGCCGAACCTGGCGCACAGATTCGGGCACGGGTCGACCCGGCCCGCCAGGCGTTCCGTGCCGGTGCCGACCCCGCGAAGAATGTGATCCTGGTCAGCGCCGGCACAGGTGTCGCCCCGTTCCGAGGGTTCCTGGGCGATCGCTTGGCGGCCAAAGAGGAAGGGGCGCCCTTTGCGCCGGCCCTGTGTTTCTTCGGCGTCCGAAATCCAGACGTGGACTACATCTTCCGCGAGCAGTTCGAGGCCGCCGAAGCGGCGGGGGTAGTCCGGATGCGGCCCGCCTTCTCCCGCGCACCGCAGGACGGTGTGCGCTACGTGCAGGACCGGATCGCCGCCGACGCCGACGAAGTCTGGGGGCTGCTCGGTGACTCCGCCAAGCACACCCACGTCTACGTGTGTGGTGACGGCGCGCAAATGGCGCCGGCGGTACGGCAGGCCTTCATCGACATCTACCGCGCGCGTACCGGCTGCGACGAGAGTCAAGCCCGCGACTGGCTTATCGGCCTGGTGGAGTCCGACCGCTACGTCGAGGATGTGTGGGCTGGGTGA
- a CDS encoding cold-shock protein codes for MAQGTVKWFNGEKGFGFIAPDGGAPDVFVHYSEITGGGFRTLEENARVQFEVEQGAKGPQAVGVSVI; via the coding sequence ATGGCACAGGGCACTGTGAAATGGTTCAACGGCGAAAAGGGCTTCGGCTTCATCGCCCCCGATGGCGGAGCGCCTGACGTCTTCGTTCACTACTCCGAGATCACTGGCGGCGGATTCCGCACGCTCGAAGAGAACGCTCGGGTTCAGTTTGAGGTAGAACAGGGCGCGAAAGGTCCACAGGCTGTGGGCGTTTCGGTAATCTGA
- a CDS encoding MlaD family protein — translation MRSRSKSVIGMALFTSFALTVTWMVYNTLRRDIAGPTYSYSAIFSDASGMAPGDDVRVAGVRVGRVDRVKLQGTAAQVQFRVQRNQRLYQNTIASVTYQSIIGQRYLGLAQGPGDNHDILPHHGQIPIERTNPSLDVSYMLNGFEPLFAELDPEQVDNISNATVLALQGNHASMLTLITQASQMAETFAGPDEVLSALITNLNQLMTDLAKQSTNMEKMIRQSRDTMVTLANHREPLVDSVGSINATMARLSTIVDNITPDLEEFIGRQPGLLNYGVNDGRERFAYMAANLPYVLQGLARITQSGTYSDVYACELDFGLWRGLFHWFRSFVGAATASEGLAHQHSAACR, via the coding sequence GTGAGGAGTCGTTCCAAATCGGTGATCGGCATGGCCCTGTTCACCAGCTTCGCCCTGACCGTCACGTGGATGGTGTACAACACCTTGCGCCGCGACATCGCCGGCCCCACCTACAGTTACTCGGCGATCTTCAGTGACGCGTCCGGCATGGCGCCGGGTGACGACGTGCGCGTCGCCGGGGTGCGAGTCGGGCGGGTCGACCGGGTGAAACTGCAAGGCACCGCGGCCCAGGTGCAATTCCGAGTGCAACGCAACCAACGGCTCTACCAGAACACGATTGCCTCGGTGACCTACCAGAGCATCATCGGTCAGCGTTACCTCGGACTGGCTCAAGGGCCCGGCGACAACCACGACATCCTGCCCCACCACGGCCAGATACCGATCGAACGCACCAACCCGTCGCTGGACGTCTCCTACATGCTCAACGGATTCGAGCCCCTGTTCGCCGAGCTGGACCCCGAACAGGTGGACAACATCAGCAACGCGACAGTTCTGGCGCTGCAAGGCAATCACGCCTCCATGCTGACGTTGATCACCCAGGCCTCGCAGATGGCCGAAACGTTCGCCGGGCCCGATGAAGTGCTCAGCGCACTCATCACCAACCTCAATCAGCTGATGACCGACCTGGCCAAACAGAGCACCAACATGGAGAAGATGATCCGCCAGTCGCGCGACACCATGGTCACGCTGGCGAATCACCGCGAACCGCTGGTCGACTCGGTGGGCTCGATCAACGCCACCATGGCACGCCTGTCCACCATCGTCGACAACATCACCCCCGATCTCGAAGAGTTCATCGGGCGCCAACCCGGCCTGCTCAACTACGGTGTCAACGACGGTCGCGAACGATTCGCCTACATGGCGGCAAACCTGCCGTACGTCCTGCAGGGGCTGGCGCGGATCACCCAGAGCGGCACCTACAGCGACGTCTACGCCTGCGAACTGGACTTCGGGCTGTGGCGCGGCCTATTCCACTGGTTCCGGTCCTTCGTCGGCGCGGCTACCGCCAGCGAAGGCCTGGCCCACCAGCATTCGGCGGCGTGCCGATGA
- a CDS encoding maleylpyruvate isomerase family mycothiol-dependent enzyme — translation MNTPEAGSAGRISAALRDCYGAIEALCTDLSDAEWGAQSLCPDWTVRDVINHVTSIEAAMAGWLPDDDRTPPPFDKAADFLRDADTDTAAYRELVRAIYDRRRRDLAALSDADLMRPSWTPVGPATYGRFLEIRVFDFWVHERDITTPLGRTTDDGGLGAEIALAEVAGSLGYIVGKKVGLPDRKSITFDLTGPIARQLHVAVDGRAKTVDHLNNPDVTVVTDSTTLIQLACGRIDPQAQIDSGAITWKGDGDLGDRAARNLRFTM, via the coding sequence TTGAACACACCAGAAGCCGGCAGCGCGGGCAGAATCTCCGCCGCCCTGCGGGACTGCTACGGCGCGATAGAAGCCCTCTGCACCGATCTCAGCGACGCCGAGTGGGGCGCTCAGTCACTGTGCCCGGACTGGACAGTCCGCGACGTGATCAACCACGTCACCAGCATCGAGGCGGCAATGGCGGGGTGGCTGCCCGACGACGACCGCACCCCGCCGCCATTCGACAAGGCCGCGGACTTCCTGCGCGACGCCGACACCGACACCGCCGCGTACCGCGAACTGGTGCGCGCGATCTACGACCGTCGCCGACGCGACCTGGCCGCGTTGTCCGACGCGGATCTGATGCGACCGTCGTGGACTCCGGTCGGCCCGGCCACCTATGGCAGGTTCCTGGAGATCCGGGTCTTCGACTTCTGGGTGCACGAACGAGACATCACCACCCCGCTGGGCCGCACCACCGATGACGGCGGCCTCGGCGCCGAGATCGCGCTGGCGGAGGTAGCCGGTTCCTTGGGCTACATCGTCGGCAAGAAAGTGGGCCTACCCGACCGAAAGAGCATCACCTTCGATCTCACCGGACCCATCGCGCGCCAACTGCACGTCGCAGTGGATGGACGAGCCAAAACTGTTGACCACCTGAATAATCCGGATGTCACGGTGGTCACCGATTCCACGACCCTCATCCAACTGGCCTGCGGACGCATCGACCCGCAGGCCCAGATCGACTCCGGCGCCATCACCTGGAAGGGCGATGGCGACCTCGGCGACCGCGCCGCCCGTAACTTGAGGTTCACGATGTGA
- a CDS encoding MlaD family protein: protein MPNSFDTDPRGPSNLRVFMLGVVFIVIAVATATLMVAKSQGRLDNLVRIDVRLSNIGDGLPPRSDVKYHELLVGSVADITPSTHGLPNEVHVVLKPEHAAKIPSTVTARVVPANLFAVSAIQLVDNGAAENHLRSGSVVLEDQSLPTVLFQNVLNKLRQLISPLGRKPDDTTVGVIAALGTATHGRGQELTDTGHNLNEILAQLNSVVATDDIDPTTLSALSAAADGLQRVSPELFDALGRSIQPMATIAEKGPQLSSLLTGGTDTTTTLARALENQSDRMITITSQFTPALGVIADHAGEFHGVSTKLQTLANRVYDVIWDPNENLLQVKAALALTPSRSYVRADCPRYGELAGPSCATAPEVPTAPDLFPALESQSVSPTPGMTENRPNLTPPRHSMPGDPQGPPIPRPRVSPHPPKPPVSRRRARSSAATSAWWAARRRNNRSAGSPGAPTPPRCCYWRRCCAATRCT from the coding sequence ATGCCGAACTCGTTCGACACCGATCCGCGGGGGCCCTCCAACCTTCGGGTGTTCATGTTGGGTGTCGTCTTCATCGTCATCGCTGTTGCCACCGCGACACTGATGGTCGCCAAGTCCCAGGGGCGGCTGGACAACCTGGTCCGCATCGACGTGCGGCTGTCCAACATCGGCGACGGCCTACCGCCGCGCTCCGATGTGAAGTACCACGAACTGCTGGTCGGCTCGGTCGCCGACATCACCCCCTCGACGCACGGGCTGCCCAACGAAGTCCACGTCGTGCTCAAACCCGAACACGCCGCCAAGATCCCCAGCACGGTCACCGCACGCGTCGTGCCGGCCAACCTGTTCGCCGTCTCCGCGATCCAGTTGGTCGACAACGGCGCCGCCGAAAACCACCTGCGCTCGGGCTCAGTGGTCCTCGAAGACCAGTCGCTGCCCACCGTGCTGTTCCAGAACGTGCTGAACAAGCTCCGTCAGTTGATCAGCCCCCTGGGACGCAAACCTGACGACACCACCGTCGGTGTGATCGCCGCCCTGGGCACCGCGACCCACGGCCGCGGCCAGGAGCTGACCGACACCGGCCACAACCTGAACGAGATTCTGGCCCAGCTGAACTCCGTCGTCGCCACCGACGACATCGACCCAACGACGCTGTCGGCACTGTCGGCGGCGGCCGACGGCCTGCAGCGGGTCTCCCCCGAACTGTTCGACGCCCTGGGCCGATCGATACAACCGATGGCCACCATCGCCGAGAAGGGACCGCAGCTATCCAGCCTGCTCACCGGCGGCACCGACACCACGACCACCTTGGCACGCGCCCTGGAGAATCAATCCGACCGGATGATCACCATCACCAGCCAGTTCACCCCCGCCCTCGGGGTGATCGCGGATCATGCCGGCGAATTCCACGGAGTCTCAACCAAGTTGCAGACCCTGGCCAACCGGGTCTACGACGTCATCTGGGATCCCAATGAAAATCTTCTGCAGGTCAAGGCGGCCCTCGCTCTGACGCCCAGCCGCAGCTATGTCCGCGCCGACTGCCCCCGCTACGGCGAGCTGGCCGGACCGAGCTGCGCCACCGCACCGGAGGTGCCCACTGCTCCCGACCTGTTCCCCGCGTTGGAATCCCAGAGCGTCTCCCCCACCCCCGGCATGACCGAGAACCGGCCGAACCTCACCCCACCCCGGCATTCGATGCCCGGCGACCCGCAGGGACCACCGATCCCCCGCCCCCGGGTCAGCCCGCACCCCCCGAAACCCCCGGTGTCGCGCCGGCGGGCGCGGTCATCGGCGGCAACGTCGGCGTGGTGGGCAGCCCGCAGGAGAAACAACAGATCAGCCGGATCACCGGGCGCGCCGACACCCCCACGGTGCTGCTACTGGCGCCGCTGTTGCGCGGCAACACGGTGCACCTGA
- a CDS encoding DsbA family protein produces the protein MTGRPDFIDFHFDVMCPYAYQTSRWIREVRDRTGLTVNWRFFSLEEINRQEGKKHPWEREWSYGWSMMRIGALLRRRSMTDVDAWYERAGRALHVEGSKPHEKAVARRLLEELGFDPELADQAIADPTTSDEVLADHQRVVAASGYGVPTLFFPDGQCLFGPVLIDPPTGDAALRLWDAVVGWTEFPQLYELQRPKTPADEQRIAETFRPYLQARDWVSINRGEVVTFAGREHGRPASDEP, from the coding sequence GTGACGGGTCGCCCGGATTTCATCGACTTCCACTTCGACGTCATGTGCCCGTATGCGTACCAGACGTCGCGGTGGATCCGGGAAGTCCGCGACCGCACCGGCCTCACCGTGAACTGGCGCTTCTTCAGCCTGGAGGAGATCAACCGCCAAGAAGGCAAGAAGCATCCCTGGGAACGCGAGTGGTCCTATGGCTGGTCCATGATGCGCATCGGAGCACTGCTGCGTCGCCGATCGATGACCGACGTTGACGCCTGGTATGAGCGCGCGGGCCGCGCGCTACACGTCGAGGGCAGCAAGCCGCACGAGAAGGCGGTCGCCCGCCGGTTGCTCGAAGAACTCGGATTCGATCCCGAACTCGCCGACCAGGCGATCGCTGACCCGACAACCAGCGACGAAGTACTGGCCGACCATCAACGGGTGGTCGCCGCCAGCGGCTACGGAGTACCCACGCTGTTCTTTCCCGACGGGCAATGCTTGTTCGGGCCGGTGCTCATCGATCCGCCCACCGGCGACGCTGCCCTGCGCCTATGGGACGCCGTAGTCGGCTGGACCGAGTTTCCGCAGTTATACGAGCTGCAGCGACCGAAGACGCCTGCCGACGAGCAGCGCATCGCCGAAACCTTCCGCCCCTATCTGCAGGCGCGCGACTGGGTGTCGATCAACCGCGGAGAGGTGGTCACCTTCGCCGGCCGAGAACACGGGCGGCCTGCGTCAGATGAACCCTAG